The proteins below are encoded in one region of Acidimicrobiia bacterium:
- a CDS encoding DsrE/DsrF/DrsH-like family protein, with the protein MPKFDDDGGDRKLCIIVSKGTMEWATAAMVLGNAAIGEGIDLHVFFTFWGMDAIIDRRMDKLKVSPVANPSMKIPGTDIGMANMLAGLPGMTAFASSMMHKEMKALDVPPHREFMQMVADAGAHFWACRLTYDMLGLKKEDLWDEVDDVISASDFMELSDGAQIIFI; encoded by the coding sequence GTGCCGAAATTTGATGACGATGGTGGAGATCGGAAGCTCTGCATCATCGTGAGCAAGGGCACCATGGAATGGGCGACTGCCGCCATGGTCCTCGGGAACGCCGCTATCGGTGAAGGAATCGACCTCCACGTGTTCTTCACGTTCTGGGGGATGGACGCCATCATCGATCGCCGGATGGACAAGTTGAAGGTCTCACCGGTAGCCAACCCGTCGATGAAGATCCCAGGCACCGACATCGGCATGGCCAACATGCTGGCCGGTTTGCCCGGGATGACGGCGTTCGCCTCCAGCATGATGCACAAGGAGATGAAGGCACTCGATGTGCCGCCGCATAGGGAGTTCATGCAAATGGTCGCCGACGCCGGAGCCCACTTCTGGGCCTGTCGCCTGACCTACGACATGTTGGGCCTCAAGAAGGAAGATCTCTGGGATGAGGTCGACGACGTCATCTCGGCGTCCGACTTCATGGAGTTGTCCGATGGAGCCCAGATCATCTTCATCTAG
- a CDS encoding TusE/DsrC/DsvC family sulfur relay protein, whose translation MATELIGGVELDVDEEGFMTNPGQWTEELAPALGKEIGLDELTEEHWKVIRFLRSDYEAQGETATLRRVSTLAGVPTKDLYKLFPKKPAKKMSYVSGLQKPTGCV comes from the coding sequence ATGGCAACCGAATTGATTGGCGGCGTTGAACTCGACGTCGACGAAGAGGGATTCATGACGAATCCGGGCCAGTGGACCGAGGAACTCGCCCCGGCGCTCGGCAAGGAGATCGGCCTGGACGAACTCACCGAGGAGCATTGGAAGGTCATTCGCTTCCTGCGTTCCGACTACGAAGCGCAAGGCGAAACCGCCACGCTGCGCCGCGTGTCGACGCTGGCCGGAGTTCCGACGAAGGACCTCTACAAGCTCTTCCCGAAGAAGCCTGCCAAGAAGATGTCGTACGTATCCGGTCTGCAGAAGCCAACCGGCTGCGTGTAG
- a CDS encoding DUF1641 domain-containing protein, producing MTTVNAEATIAELNEKLDRLTVQVEYLTEQAIESKRRRQGWDELLADVTPLAGDMYGLAVRQLAEVDQYVSIQDLGHLIKRLVRNTGNLEKMLDQLESLMDIFVEIQPITGDVSLKLMNALDEYERKGYFDFVRSSLGVVDNVVTSFTKEDVNALGDNVVLILQAVREMTQPQVMTMLRNTASNVREQEVPEDISLFGLLKQMRDPAVKRGMARALGALRSVAGDLPEQPEQ from the coding sequence ATGACAACCGTCAACGCAGAAGCGACCATTGCAGAGCTCAACGAGAAGCTCGACCGCCTCACGGTGCAGGTCGAATACCTGACCGAACAAGCCATCGAGTCGAAGCGCCGCCGGCAGGGGTGGGACGAGCTGCTGGCCGACGTCACGCCCTTGGCCGGTGACATGTACGGTCTCGCCGTCCGTCAACTGGCCGAGGTGGATCAGTACGTCAGCATTCAAGACCTCGGTCACCTGATCAAGCGTCTGGTCCGCAACACAGGAAACCTCGAGAAGATGCTCGATCAGCTCGAGAGCCTGATGGACATATTTGTCGAGATCCAACCGATCACCGGTGATGTTTCGCTCAAACTCATGAATGCGCTCGATGAGTATGAGCGCAAAGGCTATTTCGATTTCGTCAGGAGTTCACTCGGGGTCGTCGACAACGTCGTCACGTCGTTCACGAAAGAAGACGTGAATGCGCTCGGCGACAACGTCGTGCTCATCCTCCAGGCAGTGCGCGAGATGACGCAACCGCAGGTGATGACGATGCTCCGCAACACGGCTTCGAACGTCCGTGAACAAGAAGTACCTGAAGACATTTCGCTGTTCGGGCTCCTCAAGCAGATGCGGGACCCGGCGGTGAAACGAGGCATGGCGCGGGCGCTCGGCGCTCTGCGGTCTGTCGCAGGAGATCTACCAGAACAACCAGAGCAGTAA
- a CDS encoding FAD/NAD(P)-binding oxidoreductase, whose translation MRKLLVLGAGTAGTMVVNKLSHHLDGGEWDITIVDQDETHYYQPGFLFIPFGIYGRNDVIKAKRDFIPSGIKMITSEIELVDPENNRVKIVEGDRWLDYDYLVIATGTHPRLEETPGLTDEDGNMPDNVHTFYTYEGALRLQKFLRSWKGGKLVMNIMEMPFKCPVAPLEFIFLADWWASEQGIRDEVELHYVTPLPGAFTKPIASRALGGMLDEKKIHLVADFVVESVDAENNKLIAYDEEEVEYDLLVTVPVNMGADFVARSGLGDELNHVPVDKGTFLSTQYDNIFALGDAADLPTSKAGSVAHFAVEVWLENFLRYVDGLDMVETFDGHANCFIESGHGKGLLIDFNYDTEPLPGKYPLPGVGPFSLLQESEMNHWGKMMFRWIYWNVLLKGKEMPVTAHMTMAGKWS comes from the coding sequence ATGAGAAAGCTGCTCGTCCTCGGCGCCGGCACTGCCGGCACGATGGTCGTCAACAAGCTGAGCCATCACCTCGATGGTGGTGAGTGGGATATCACGATCGTCGATCAAGACGAAACCCACTACTACCAGCCGGGGTTCTTGTTCATCCCGTTCGGGATCTACGGGCGCAACGACGTCATCAAGGCCAAGCGGGACTTCATTCCATCCGGGATCAAAATGATCACGTCGGAGATCGAACTCGTCGACCCCGAGAACAATCGGGTCAAGATCGTCGAAGGTGACCGCTGGCTCGATTACGACTATCTCGTCATTGCCACCGGGACGCATCCGCGCCTCGAAGAGACGCCGGGCCTCACTGACGAAGACGGCAACATGCCGGATAACGTCCATACCTTCTACACCTACGAGGGTGCACTCCGATTGCAGAAGTTTCTGCGCAGCTGGAAGGGCGGCAAGCTCGTGATGAACATCATGGAGATGCCGTTCAAGTGCCCGGTTGCGCCGCTCGAGTTCATCTTCCTGGCGGACTGGTGGGCATCCGAGCAGGGCATCCGCGACGAGGTCGAACTGCACTATGTAACCCCCCTCCCCGGTGCGTTCACCAAGCCGATCGCCTCCCGGGCGCTGGGCGGAATGCTCGACGAGAAGAAGATCCATCTCGTTGCCGACTTCGTGGTGGAAAGCGTCGATGCGGAGAACAACAAGCTCATTGCCTACGACGAGGAGGAAGTCGAATACGACCTGCTGGTCACGGTTCCGGTCAACATGGGCGCCGACTTCGTAGCCAGGTCCGGGCTGGGTGATGAACTCAATCACGTGCCCGTCGACAAGGGAACGTTCCTGTCAACGCAGTACGACAACATCTTCGCCCTCGGTGACGCGGCAGACCTGCCGACTTCCAAGGCCGGATCCGTTGCGCACTTCGCCGTTGAGGTCTGGCTCGAGAATTTCCTGCGCTACGTCGATGGGCTTGACATGGTTGAGACATTTGACGGCCACGCCAACTGCTTCATCGAGTCCGGTCACGGCAAGGGCCTCCTCATCGACTTCAACTACGACACGGAGCCCCTGCCGGGTAAGTACCCCTTGCCGGGAGTCGGGCCGTTCTCTCTCCTCCAGGAATCGGAGATGAACCACTGGGGCAAGATGATGTTCCGTTGGATCTACTGGAACGTGCTCCTAAAAGGCAAAGAGATGCCGGTGACGGCACACATGACGATGGCCGGGAAGTGGAGCTGA
- a CDS encoding PocR ligand-binding domain-containing protein, with protein sequence MTSLLTAKDLQAILQVDRSTIYRMAETGRLPAIKVGRQWRFPSEQINNWLGAQTATPSQTPELGNLIQSVDGSLAGLLPREYVDDMAELLGQLLGVMVVVTDMDGRPISEAANPCGLFDAINQTDDAVARCVVSWKRLADEADLQPRFLPSHMGLLCARSFVRVGSELKGMVLVGGIAPDVWPPAADELETIAEAFGVAPDLVKSHVHDVFRLDETSRRNVLSYLPRMAQMLSQIANERTNHLAKLDAIATLAGAVVPTKEHQ encoded by the coding sequence ATGACTTCGCTGCTCACCGCCAAGGATCTCCAGGCCATCCTTCAGGTCGATCGTTCGACCATATATCGGATGGCAGAAACGGGCCGGCTTCCGGCGATCAAAGTCGGAAGACAGTGGCGGTTCCCCTCCGAGCAGATCAACAACTGGCTGGGTGCACAGACGGCGACACCGTCCCAGACGCCTGAACTGGGAAACCTCATCCAGTCTGTCGATGGATCGCTGGCCGGCCTGCTGCCGCGTGAGTACGTCGACGACATGGCCGAACTACTCGGACAACTGCTGGGAGTGATGGTCGTCGTGACCGACATGGACGGACGACCGATTTCGGAAGCGGCAAATCCGTGCGGCCTCTTTGACGCCATCAACCAGACCGATGACGCAGTCGCCCGGTGTGTGGTGAGCTGGAAGCGCCTCGCCGATGAAGCCGACCTGCAACCCCGCTTCCTGCCCAGCCACATGGGCCTGTTGTGCGCACGGAGCTTCGTCCGGGTCGGATCGGAACTGAAAGGCATGGTGCTCGTCGGCGGAATCGCACCGGATGTCTGGCCGCCTGCTGCGGATGAACTCGAGACCATCGCGGAGGCCTTCGGTGTAGCCCCGGATCTGGTGAAGAGCCACGTGCACGATGTGTTCCGCCTCGACGAAACCAGTCGCCGCAACGTGTTGTCCTATCTGCCGCGCATGGCGCAGATGCTGTCACAGATCGCCAATGAACGAACAAATCACCTCGCCAAACTCGACGCCATTGCGACGCTGGCCGGCGCGGTTGTACCAACCAAGGAGCATCAATGA
- a CDS encoding PLD nuclease N-terminal domain-containing protein, protein MDSAIIAALVPLAIFVVAWVGYCWYDISRRTVRHLPKWAWALICLLSVPVGGIVYLLLGREPK, encoded by the coding sequence ATGGATTCTGCAATCATCGCCGCGCTGGTTCCCCTGGCCATCTTCGTCGTCGCCTGGGTCGGGTATTGCTGGTACGACATCTCGCGTCGCACCGTCCGCCACCTCCCGAAGTGGGCCTGGGCGCTCATCTGCCTCCTGTCCGTGCCGGTCGGCGGGATCGTCTACCTCCTTTTGGGGCGCGAACCCAAATGA
- a CDS encoding ABC transporter ATP-binding protein has product MITTTSLTKAYGSRHALDDVSVSVPDGSVYGLVGPNGAGKTTLLGILAGLRRPTSGSVEIGVPRERLAVLPDTPQFEPWLTAREVVDLSRNLSAPEVPPARVEEVLIEAGLEEAINVRVGGFSRGMLQRLGLAATVIGNPQVLLLDEPSAALDPAGRREVLDVVTRLRGRATVMFSSHILSDVQEVCDTVGILRDGRLLFEGALNDLLVGRAGIIYRIRLREPHERLVASLQNASWVGSVEQLAPGDLRVTASDPGVAERNLIKVLADAEAVVISVTPEGADLEDVFLELTS; this is encoded by the coding sequence ATGATCACGACGACCTCGCTCACCAAGGCCTACGGATCCCGACACGCTCTCGATGATGTCTCGGTTTCTGTTCCAGACGGCTCCGTCTACGGCCTCGTTGGCCCGAACGGCGCCGGAAAGACGACTCTGCTCGGGATCCTGGCCGGACTCCGCCGCCCCACTTCGGGGTCCGTCGAAATCGGTGTCCCCCGGGAACGGCTGGCCGTGCTTCCGGATACCCCGCAATTCGAGCCCTGGTTGACGGCTCGCGAGGTGGTCGATCTGTCCCGCAACCTCTCGGCTCCGGAGGTTCCTCCGGCCAGGGTCGAAGAAGTATTGATCGAGGCCGGCCTCGAGGAGGCCATCAACGTGAGGGTCGGTGGATTCTCGAGAGGAATGCTGCAACGCCTCGGATTGGCAGCCACCGTCATCGGCAACCCCCAGGTGCTCCTACTCGACGAACCCAGCGCCGCACTCGACCCCGCCGGACGCCGGGAGGTGCTCGATGTCGTGACGCGACTGCGCGGCCGGGCCACCGTGATGTTCTCCAGTCACATATTGAGCGACGTGCAGGAGGTGTGCGACACCGTCGGCATCCTCAGGGACGGCCGCCTGCTCTTCGAGGGAGCGCTCAACGACCTCCTCGTCGGACGGGCCGGGATCATCTATCGAATCCGACTGCGGGAACCGCATGAACGGCTCGTCGCTTCACTTCAGAATGCGTCCTGGGTGGGTTCTGTCGAGCAACTGGCTCCGGGCGACCTCAGGGTGACCGCCAGCGATCCAGGAGTGGCCGAACGCAACCTCATCAAGGTCCTGGCCGATGCAGAGGCGGTCGTGATCTCGGTCACTCCGGAAGGAGCTGATCTCGAGGACGTCTTCCTGGAGCTGACCTCATGA
- a CDS encoding glycine/sarcosine/betaine reductase selenoprotein B family protein, producing MIVDSYRFLPRSFRPIYENPEPHGSNQVWASFEKRLSDSRIAILTSSGMYLEETQQPFDLERERAEPTWGDPSFRVIPSPVDQIGLAHLHISHDDILADPNIALPVDRLAELTRSGIVGEIAPRHISVMGFQGTSLEGWRDIAAPGIIDLLHEDEVDGLILAPV from the coding sequence GTGATCGTCGACAGCTACCGGTTTCTTCCCCGCAGTTTCCGTCCCATCTACGAAAACCCCGAACCACACGGCTCCAACCAGGTCTGGGCATCGTTCGAGAAACGATTGAGCGACAGTCGCATTGCCATCCTCACGTCATCAGGAATGTACCTCGAGGAAACCCAGCAGCCGTTCGACCTCGAACGGGAGAGAGCAGAACCAACCTGGGGCGATCCGAGCTTTCGCGTGATTCCGTCACCGGTCGACCAAATCGGTCTTGCGCACCTGCACATCAGTCACGATGACATCCTCGCCGATCCAAACATCGCACTACCGGTCGACCGGTTGGCGGAACTGACCAGGAGCGGCATCGTCGGTGAGATCGCACCCCGGCACATCTCCGTCATGGGGTTCCAGGGGACCAGCCTGGAAGGCTGGCGTGACATCGCCGCCCCCGGGATCATCGATCTCCTCCACGAAGACGAAGTGGATGGGCTGATCCTCGCTCCGGTCTGA